In Acidobacteriota bacterium, one DNA window encodes the following:
- a CDS encoding bi-domain-containing oxidoreductase has translation MKQVVQSFRTGQLKVEELPPPALRPGGVLVRTACSLISAGTERTIVETAQSSLIGKARSRPDLVRQVFDTFKREGLSSTFEKVKARLSQTKALGYSASGEVIAVGAGAPEFCVGDRVACAGGGYASHAEVIFVPKNLCCKLPDGVSFESACYTTVGAIALQGVRQAEPRLGETVAVIGLGLVGQLAVQLLKAAGCQVLGVDIDSAASALARKSGADLVATDPAAARAACSVLTAGRGADCIVITAATKSSEPVELAAELARDRARVVVVGLVGMNVPRHSFFAKELELRLSRSYGPGRYDPDYEEKGSDYPIGYVRWTEKRNMEAFLRLVADGKINTDLLTTQRFPVAQATDAYDLILSGGHRYCGMVLEYPSADQQSVWPGREARAKAVASNELGISFIGAGAFARGVLLPIVRRSAKIQLVAVGAATGLTAKNTAEQFGFSYSTTDSQEILEDEKSQLVFIATRHDSHARLAAEALRGGKHVFVEKPLAVTEEELRDVVGAARESEGLLMVGYNRRFAPIAREIEERFRKRAGPMTILYRVNAGQLPRDHWTHDAAEGGGRIIGEACHFIDFVQYLTGALPARVSAQAVPRTEEAGLVDDSTVISMSMTDGSIASIVYTASGDSSVAKERVEIFCDGNVATIDDFKSGVFIGGGKKAKMGTGAQDKGHRAEIATFLDAARGRTGAPIALESLVATTLASFAVVESVRSANVVSVDLSSVFS, from the coding sequence ATGAAACAAGTAGTACAGAGCTTTCGCACCGGCCAGTTGAAAGTCGAGGAACTGCCGCCGCCCGCGCTCAGGCCGGGCGGTGTATTGGTTCGCACCGCCTGCTCGCTTATTAGCGCCGGCACCGAGCGGACGATAGTCGAAACCGCCCAGAGTTCTCTCATCGGAAAAGCGCGCAGCAGACCCGACCTCGTGCGCCAGGTTTTCGACACGTTCAAGCGCGAGGGACTTAGCTCCACTTTTGAGAAGGTGAAGGCGCGGTTGTCCCAGACGAAGGCGCTGGGCTACAGCGCCTCCGGCGAAGTAATCGCGGTCGGCGCCGGCGCCCCGGAGTTTTGCGTCGGCGACCGCGTCGCCTGCGCCGGCGGCGGCTACGCCTCGCATGCCGAAGTCATTTTCGTCCCCAAGAACCTTTGCTGCAAACTGCCCGACGGCGTTTCTTTTGAGTCTGCCTGCTACACCACCGTCGGAGCAATTGCTCTTCAGGGCGTACGTCAGGCGGAGCCGCGGCTGGGGGAAACAGTTGCAGTGATCGGGCTTGGGCTGGTCGGACAACTCGCGGTGCAGCTTTTGAAGGCCGCGGGGTGTCAGGTGCTCGGAGTCGATATCGACAGCGCCGCCAGCGCGCTTGCCAGGAAGTCGGGCGCCGACCTGGTGGCTACCGATCCAGCGGCGGCCCGGGCGGCTTGCAGTGTTTTGACTGCAGGACGCGGGGCCGATTGCATCGTGATCACCGCGGCCACGAAGTCGTCAGAGCCGGTCGAGCTTGCTGCTGAGCTCGCGCGCGATAGAGCGCGGGTCGTGGTGGTCGGACTCGTTGGCATGAATGTTCCACGACACAGCTTCTTCGCCAAGGAACTCGAGCTTCGGCTGTCGCGTTCGTACGGACCCGGCAGATACGATCCTGACTATGAAGAGAAGGGAAGCGATTACCCGATCGGTTATGTGCGATGGACCGAGAAACGGAACATGGAAGCCTTCCTGCGGCTTGTTGCCGATGGAAAGATAAACACCGATCTGCTCACGACGCAGCGCTTCCCGGTCGCGCAGGCGACCGACGCCTACGATCTCATACTGAGTGGGGGCCACCGCTATTGCGGCATGGTGCTCGAATATCCAAGTGCTGATCAACAGAGCGTATGGCCGGGAAGGGAAGCTCGGGCGAAGGCCGTTGCAAGCAACGAGCTGGGAATAAGCTTTATCGGCGCCGGCGCTTTTGCTCGCGGAGTCTTGTTGCCTATTGTCAGACGCTCGGCGAAGATTCAGCTTGTCGCCGTCGGCGCGGCAACGGGACTCACCGCCAAGAACACGGCTGAACAGTTTGGCTTCTCCTATTCGACAACTGACTCTCAAGAGATACTCGAAGACGAAAAATCTCAACTAGTCTTCATAGCGACGCGCCACGACTCGCACGCTCGGCTTGCGGCCGAGGCATTGAGAGGCGGGAAGCACGTGTTCGTTGAAAAGCCGCTCGCGGTCACCGAAGAAGAACTCCGCGATGTTGTTGGCGCCGCGCGTGAATCGGAAGGGCTGCTGATGGTGGGCTACAATCGCCGCTTTGCGCCGATCGCCAGGGAGATCGAGGAGCGTTTTCGCAAGCGTGCCGGGCCGATGACCATACTATACCGCGTGAACGCCGGTCAGCTACCTCGCGATCACTGGACTCACGACGCTGCCGAAGGCGGAGGACGAATAATAGGCGAGGCGTGTCATTTCATCGACTTCGTTCAGTATCTGACCGGCGCTTTGCCGGCGCGCGTCAGCGCCCAAGCTGTGCCTCGGACCGAGGAGGCGGGGCTGGTCGATGACAGCACGGTGATCTCAATGAGCATGACGGACGGCTCGATCGCTTCGATCGTTTACACCGCGAGCGGCGACTCGTCCGTGGCTAAAGAGCGTGTCGAAATATTCTGTGACGGTAACGTTGCGACGATTGACGATTTCAAGAGCGGAGTTTTCATTGGCGGCGGGAAGAAGGCTAAGATGGGTACCGGCGCGCAGGATAAGGGACACAGGGCTGAAATCGCCACGTTTCTTGACGCCGCGCGCGGCCGCACAGGCGCTCCGATCGCGCTTGAATCGTTAGTCGCGACTACGCTGGCTTCATTCGCGGTTGTTGAATCGGTGAGGAGCGCAAACGTAGTGAGCGTCGATTTGAGTTCGGTGTTCTCGTGA
- a CDS encoding protein-disulfide reductase DsbD domain-containing protein, with the protein MKSVRLFCMLGVIGFLSSSASSLAFAQGSAKVVKVSPGESLYKIKRGGAAAQIAVIIEIDGDYHINSNRPAEKYLIPTALKIERTAGLTTTPVTYPKAKLEKFEFSKKPLSVFEGKTVLKLTVRALPSLAPGSQTLKAKLTVQACNNQQCLRPQTIDVSIALQVE; encoded by the coding sequence ATGAAATCGGTCAGGCTGTTTTGTATGCTTGGGGTGATCGGCTTCTTAAGCTCATCGGCGAGCTCATTGGCGTTCGCGCAGGGTTCCGCGAAAGTAGTGAAGGTGAGTCCAGGGGAATCGCTTTATAAGATCAAGCGAGGGGGCGCCGCCGCTCAGATCGCAGTCATAATAGAAATCGACGGAGACTACCACATAAACTCAAACCGGCCCGCGGAGAAGTACCTGATCCCCACGGCGCTCAAAATCGAACGCACTGCTGGCCTCACCACAACTCCGGTGACCTATCCGAAAGCAAAGCTCGAGAAGTTCGAGTTCTCAAAGAAGCCTTTGTCTGTGTTCGAAGGTAAGACGGTTTTGAAACTGACCGTGCGAGCTCTTCCCTCGCTTGCTCCCGGGAGCCAGACGCTCAAAGCAAAACTGACCGTGCAAGCTTGCAACAATCAACAATGTCTCCGCCCTCAAACGATAGATGTGAGCATTGCTTTGCAGGTGGAGTAA
- a CDS encoding sugar transferase: MSEHAATVVKHAIKAETRKRSAFAALIPVAALVVVDVVLSLASFVVSYKLRQHTDIFVWRPRKSFWPVGVFDAFEPYLGFLFFVPLVKVYMLRRYGLYRLRGEFSLGNDLVKIFSASTFATLVLVLIAFLFRQGFSYREGHLVSLDFSYSRLVFVYDWLIAIGAFWVARSFVRVVQIIYRSSERNLIPTVVVGCGEMAHVCVSEISEKPRLGYKLVGAVRARVNEDSTALTSYGVRILGGFDDLPELVKRYGVEEVLITDTRINPRKMFEVLMECGRDHHIKYRVIPNLFDCLPGKTEIATLGSLPMIKLYEEGLRGSQRAVKRGLDVIVAIGLLLVTWPFWLALAILIKMESRGPVFLRQERVGMDGKVFSMIKFRSMVDGVDDQAHRELMKRTINGEDANQGTPAEPIYGKVKDDPRLTKIGSWMRRYSVDELPQIFNVLKGQMSVVGPRPPIPYEVRHYKDWHRTRFHVRPGITGLWQVSGRNRLHFEEMVRLDVFYIENWSPWLDVKIMLKTLPVMLRGDNTY; the protein is encoded by the coding sequence ATGTCTGAACACGCCGCCACCGTAGTCAAACACGCAATAAAAGCCGAGACTCGAAAGCGCAGCGCTTTTGCCGCCCTCATACCGGTAGCGGCGCTCGTCGTCGTCGATGTCGTGCTATCGCTCGCATCATTCGTTGTTTCGTACAAGCTTCGCCAGCACACCGACATATTCGTATGGCGGCCTCGAAAATCCTTTTGGCCGGTTGGCGTCTTCGACGCGTTTGAGCCGTATCTGGGGTTCCTGTTCTTCGTGCCGCTGGTGAAGGTTTACATGCTGCGGAGGTACGGGTTGTACCGGCTGCGAGGCGAGTTCTCGCTTGGTAACGACCTTGTGAAGATCTTCAGCGCATCGACGTTCGCAACCCTCGTGCTGGTGCTGATCGCGTTCCTGTTTCGGCAGGGATTCTCATATCGCGAAGGTCATCTGGTCTCGCTGGACTTTTCTTACTCGCGGCTTGTGTTCGTATACGACTGGCTTATCGCGATCGGAGCTTTCTGGGTGGCAAGGTCCTTCGTGCGCGTGGTCCAGATTATCTACCGCTCGAGCGAGCGCAACTTGATTCCCACCGTGGTGGTAGGCTGTGGCGAGATGGCTCACGTATGCGTATCGGAAATCTCCGAGAAGCCGCGGCTGGGCTACAAGCTCGTGGGAGCGGTGCGAGCGCGGGTGAACGAAGACTCGACGGCGCTTACAAGCTACGGCGTCAGGATACTAGGCGGATTCGACGACCTTCCGGAGCTTGTCAAGCGATACGGAGTCGAAGAAGTATTGATCACCGACACGCGCATCAATCCGCGCAAGATGTTCGAGGTGCTGATGGAGTGCGGGCGCGACCATCACATCAAGTACCGGGTTATACCGAACCTGTTCGACTGTTTGCCTGGAAAGACCGAGATTGCAACGCTCGGCTCCCTGCCGATGATCAAGCTCTACGAGGAAGGGCTGCGAGGCTCTCAGCGAGCGGTCAAGCGCGGGCTGGACGTTATCGTGGCGATCGGGTTGCTGCTGGTCACCTGGCCGTTCTGGTTGGCGCTTGCGATCTTGATCAAGATGGAGTCGCGCGGCCCGGTGTTTTTGAGGCAAGAGCGTGTGGGTATGGATGGCAAAGTTTTTTCGATGATCAAGTTTCGCTCGATGGTGGACGGGGTGGATGACCAGGCCCATCGTGAATTGATGAAGCGAACCATCAACGGCGAAGACGCAAATCAAGGCACGCCAGCCGAGCCGATTTACGGCAAGGTCAAAGATGATCCGCGGCTGACGAAGATCGGGAGCTGGATGCGCCGGTATTCGGTCGACGAACTGCCGCAGATCTTCAACGTGCTGAAGGGACAGATGAGCGTAGTCGGCCCTCGCCCGCCGATTCCCTACGAAGTGCGGCACTACAAGGACTGGCATCGGACGCGATTTCACGTGAGGCCCGGCATCACCGGCCTATGGCAGGTGAGCGGAAGAAACCGGCTGCACTTCGAGGAAATGGTGCGGCTGGATGTTTTCTACATCGAGAACTGGTCGCCGTGGTTGGATGTGAAGATAATGCTGAAGACGCTACCGGTGATGTTGAGAGGGGATAACACTTACTAA